The window GCATAACAATGGCAGGGCAGGCGTCCGGCTCATCAGCGATGATGGTGAGCTCGTAGATGGATATGACACCATTCTGCACGAGTTGTTCTGCGTCTCTGCGGGCGCTCTGGCTTCCAAAACCAAAGCGACTCTCATTAGCGCCGGAACATTATGGGACGAAATTTTCGTAACGGGAGAGTCATCAAGGGCACCTGGTCCGGCTCAAAGCCTACCTAATAACGACAGCCCCGGCCTACAAGGTGCCGCAGAAAAAGGAATTCAACAGAATGGCCTGGAGTATGGCCGCGGTTCGCTCATGTTCCTCGTTCGCAAGGTTGACAGCAAAAAGGAGGTACCGAGGCTTGAGGCTTCAGGGTTCCGCTTCGCAGAGATTCACCAGGTTGCGGGCTTTATTCGATCTAGCATGCATATCAAGACACCCGACCTGGAGACTCGTCTACGCAACATGTCTAGCCAGAAAGACAAGACCAGCATGCTATCTTCCGGCTTGCATGTGGGCATGTTTGCCGTCCGCGCTCGAATCGACAAGGGCGGCTTCGACGTGCTCGTGCAAAAGACAGCCCGAAATCTGCTTCCTTCTGTTCCGTTACCCGTGGACACTCTTGATTCTAGCAGTGCTAGCTTTCTCAATGGCCTTCGTGGCTTGCCGCTCTCGACTGTTCTGCTCAGACTTCAGAACCACCAGTCTACTTCTGTTCAGGGTCGCATGTTTGCTTCGCTTCTTTGTGATGCCGTTTCCTCGCTGCGAAACTCTCTAGGCGACGAAATATTTAATGAGGCTACACTCTTGTCCAAAGAAGTGAAGCTCCCATGTGCTCCCTCTACACAGGGCAAATCCCTTTCCAAATGTACCCTCATTGCTTTCAAACTCTTCCTACCTATTCATGCCACTGTACTCTCACCTGATTGTGAATTCACGCCTCTCAACTTCTTCAAAATGCGCCAACTTATATATGATGGCTCGTCTCACAATATTGAGTTTTCCCACATGGTTCATCGCGATATATCCTCAACAACACATCAACTATCTCCACGGCAATACAGCGCCGCAACCCAAATGAATAACAAATACTTTTCCCGAGCTGTTGGTAAGGTCAGGGATAACTTGCCCGGCAACGAAAGGCGTGCGGCGGCCATTTCATTGCCGCCTACAAGGAGCCAGGAACGGTTATCCAAGGTAGCGTCGCATCCCAGCTCGCTGTACAACGGTGACGATGGCAGCTTCGATGACACTCGCAAGCTCTCATCAACAAGCCAACTCTACGCCGGCAAGGACTCCCACAGGGATCAGGATAAGAAACTTCATATCTACGGCGGCATCATGGTATCAAAAGAGGTATCAATTAACGTCCAAGATGTAAGTGACAGCACGGCCCACCTCATGTTCCTTTCTCGAATCAAATATCTAACTGCCACTTTCCAAACACAGGACCAAGAAGACTCAAATCCTCCAGAGCAACAGGGCTCAGAGCTTAAGCCTATGCGGCTCCGATCCGATACCCAAGGCAAGATGGAAGGTTTCTACACTGCTACTGCGACGGGCGAGAGCGGCTTTGCTGGCCAGGGGAAGCAGGAGGAATCTGCCTTTGTAGACGAGCTCCTCGCTCTCAGTATGCAAGCGGACAAGCGGACGACTGCGTAATTTGTTTTGTTCTAGCACTATTTCATTCACACGCTAATGACTGGACTTTTCTACTTGTAATATGATGGATATGAGGGTTATATGGAGTATATAATGCGGGTTTGAGCGAGTCGTGTATTGGAATTATAATTGTACAAAAGCTAGGTATTTGGCACTTGAGACATTCCATAAATtttgtattaataaataaaggtttggAACTTATTACGGTGCTTTTGAGTCACTACCTATATGCCGATCAAGCTTAGTTCTTAATCAATCATTGGCATCGTCAAGCTCGTAATAAGCGATTATTATGTGCTGCTAATTTGTCATACTGCACCCTGCAAAGGGCAAGACCGTGAAAGAGACGATTATGCTAGGGCTGGGACTAGGCCTTTACCATACTTGTGAACCCCCAAATTACCCAGGCGTTCGAGTTATCACGAAACTTTTGTTTCGTCGGACAACAAGATTTGATAAATTTAGTATACCTCGGTGTATTACtctcgctggcgctggcaatGTACAgacttatttattttgctAATATATGTACTTGCCCAGTATTTATGGGCATAAAGCAGCCCAACAGGCCTGCTGCTGTGAAGACTGAAGTTTAATGCCTTATCTATAAAAACAAACTATCTTGCTCCACATTCAATACGATGCATGGCCGAAATGGCGTTCAAGCGGAAGTTTGGGTGATTCCGCCCTGATAGTTGGTGATAGGCTTCCGAATATTGCGGCCAAACTCGGCagtaagctattaatattgACTCATATATTCCAATGAACCGCTACACAAACGTTTAATACGAGGttattttttgttgttgtattGGGAAGTATTTGTTGAATTTGAAGCGTCGCAGAAACTTTGTGCTTATAGGCTCTGCGCTCCAGAACTTTGCGCCTCTGCaaacaataataaatagaatGTACTGGGGATCTATAAATTCACTGGCTTCCCCCATCTGTTGTCCGACGTTCTCTCACATCTGTACACACAGGGAAGAGGGGGAAGGTAAGTGGGCTCATGCCTGTTGGATGTTGGATAGTATCTGTTCTTTTCAATATTCTGACCTCAGCCTAAGCGGGGGGTTAGGCTGAGGTCTGCTTGGAGATCTTTAACGACTCCATCATTCATGGAGGGCGGAGCGTTCCATTTTCCCATTGATGGCCCGTGATGAGACCTTCGGGGGGGACTGAGGCCATCTGCTCTTTCATACAAATACGACCAATGCCTAAACGAGAGGGGGGGGAAGTCGAGTGGCCTCTTGTTTTTGTTATTTGCACACATCCATTTCACTTCGTTACTCGCCTGGTAAAATCTATGGCAGTGTTATCTCCGTTTTACTTGTGGAATGCAAAAGATGGAAGACACcaaacttaagaaaagatGGCGCGACCCCGAATTTTCCACTATGGTCGCATGTATCTGAAATATAACAGCTTTTGATTATAGGAGAATTGCTTAGCACTCTTGCTGTGGCAAAATCActgaagaatgaagatgggTGGCCTCGCTGTAGCCTACTTGACGGTATATGTGGCTGTGTACATGCACTTGGGCTCAAGTAAAGGTCCGAAGTCTGACAATGAGTCACTGTTGATTCGGATAACGCCCTTCCTAGAATTTTACAGCAAACTAACTTCCAAATAAATTCTTCATCTCTGACTCCCAACTGGGTCCCTTTAACCTCTACCTATATACAATCATTTTACCATCCACTTGCATGCCACTTAAAATTGCAGACGCCGGCGAACTACACTGTAAGTTGTTTCTCAAAGAGTACAGATAGGGAAAAACCCAAGTTTGGAGTATACATTATATGCTAACCCATGCTTGAGAAATCTCGACATGGCGTCCGATCGAAGCGCTGAACAAGGGCCACAATTTCAATTTTGTGGCAAAATTATCATTCTGAACGGCTTTCCTGGTGCAGGAAAATTCACTATAGCAACTAAAATAAGGATTACTTTCCTGAAAATACAGTCCGCCTCATCGATACCCACATACTTATTGAT is drawn from Trichoderma asperellum chromosome 4, complete sequence and contains these coding sequences:
- a CDS encoding uncharacterized protein (EggNog:ENOG41) translates to MTGMAIYSSWVRRDYARKSQKVVLAAGVFDDRGRIMVSQDGYLPSEVVTDTYFAKSNDDVFNTSHPLFLWMFRASRNWDTITKVMTKMTSHISFLAQEHNNGRAGVRLISDDGELVDGYDTILHELFCVSAGALASKTKATLISAGTLWDEIFVTGESSRAPGPAQSLPNNDSPGLQGAAEKGIQQNGLEYGRGSLMFLVRKVDSKKEVPRLEASGFRFAEIHQVAGFIRSSMHIKTPDLETRLRNMSSQKDKTSMLSSGLHVGMFAVRARIDKGGFDVLVQKTARNLLPSVPLPVDTLDSSSASFLNGLRGLPLSTVLLRLQNHQSTSVQGRMFASLLCDAVSSLRNSLGDEIFNEATLLSKEVKLPCAPSTQGKSLSKCTLIAFKLFLPIHATVLSPDCEFTPLNFFKMRQLIYDGSSHNIEFSHMVHRDISSTTHQLSPRQYSAATQMNNKYFSRAVGKVRDNLPGNERRAAAISLPPTRSQERLSKVASHPSSLYNGDDGSFDDTRKLSSTSQLYAGKDSHRDQDKKLHIYGGIMVSKEVSINVQDDQEDSNPPEQQGSELKPMRLRSDTQGKMEGFYTATATGESGFAGQGKQEESAFVDELLALSMQADKRTTA
- a CDS encoding uncharacterized protein (EggNog:ENOG41~TransMembrane:7 (o21-46i58-75o95-119i131-149o161-186i198-218o238-262i)), whose product is MSIPTTTQQLLDEYTGKVVPYTFNGGFVCLSYAISLIGTSTALELIRRRTSHRGRHNFLLLVGAAIAMGGIAIWSMHFIGNRAIYMLHGEGAFQIAYSTGLTVVSLMMPILVLVLAFLGVNGNSRIRWWRIVFAGLLSGGAICGMHYLANSSISNYRSSYRLSYLIGSVVIAVLASTTALTLFFVFENTWSSAWWKRLGCAMVLAGAVSGMHWCAAVGTSYTLLRNTPGKGASRRDAMVVVICLSISAGVVMTGMAIYSSWVRRDYARKSQKVVLAAGVFDDRGRIMVSQDGYLPSEVVTDTYFAKSNDDVFNTSHPLFLWMFRASRNWDTITKVMTKMTSHISFLAQEHNNGRAGVRLISDDGELVDGYDTILHELFCVSAGALASKTKATLISAGTLWDEIFVTGESSRAPGPAQSLPNNDSPGLQGAAEKGIQQNGLEYGRGSLMFLVRKVDSKKEVPRLEASGFRFAEIHQVAGFIRSSMHIKTPDLETRLRNMSSQKDKTSMLSSGLHVGMFAVRARIDKGGFDVLVQKTARNLLPSVPLPVDTLDSSSASFLNGLRGLPLSTVLLRLQNHQSTSVQGRMFASLLCDAVSSLRNSLGDEIFNEATLLSKEVKLPCAPSTQGKSLSKCTLIAFKLFLPIHATVLSPDCEFTPLNFFKMRQLIYDGSSHNIEFSHMVHRDISSTTHQLSPRQYSAATQMNNKYFSRAVGKVRDNLPGNERRAAAISLPPTRSQERLSKVASHPSSLYNGDDGSFDDTRKLSSTSQLYAGKDSHRDQDKKLHIYGGIMVSKEVSINVQDDQEDSNPPEQQGSELKPMRLRSDTQGKMEGFYTATATGESGFAGQGKQEESAFVDELLALSMQADKRTTA